GGCGGCAGCTTCACTCTGAATGTTGTTGGTCTGAGTCGTGGTGCTGGTAATGGGAGTAAATGTAGCCTTGTTGGGGGAGAGGCGCTTAGTGTACTGAGTCAGATCAGTCTGCACTCCAAGGTCCACCGCAGGGCAGCTGGTCTGGGTGGAGACATGACAGCAGGTAGGGACGGAGGGTGTGACCTGCACATCCACTGCTGATGTGGCAGTGGCAGGGTCACCTGTGGGCAGGCACTGGGCGGCACTTCCAGCCAGGACCTCCTGCATGTGTCGCTGCTCCATCCAGTCTTCCCCTATGGTGGAGGAGGCCGACACCGGGCTGCTCTTCCCAGTCATTTCTCTGGAGGGTGGCACTGCCACAGCCTGGGCCCGGCTGGGTGTGCTGGTCAGACAGACAGTTTTCCCCAATACTtccagacagacaggcttgaCTGGGGGCCTCTCCTTGCCTGGCTGAGGGGATGAGGTGACGGGGTGTTTGATGAGAAGGTGGTCGTAGATGCCACTGTTTCGGGCACTGGCTGGGCCCCTGGTAATAACAGGCATGGACTGAGCGTACAGAATCCGGAACTCCTCATCAAAGTTCTCAGTGATCTGGCCAGACAACTCGATCATGTTGCTGCTGTTTAGTTTCCCATCAGTCCAATTGAACCTAAGAATGTAAGCAAAGGGCTTTACAGTTATATACCCCCATATCAGTCAAATAAGGGATGGCAAAGTCACTCACAGCAGCTAGGTTCATACAAGTTGAAAGTATTGAGTGTTTTATAGGCTTTTTGCTCGGGGGTCTTGTAAaaaaaactgggacatttttcaATGCTATACTGCATATAATTATGTGGTAGTAAAGCAAGAAGTCTTTACCTGTAGGAGCCTGTAGTCACTCTGTTCCCATCAATCAACATGAACCGTTCATGAACCTTCCCAGTAATCTTGGCCCCTGACCTCATGAAGTATGTACCACCAGTTATGGTCCGCACTCGCATTTGCTTTGTTGAGGAATGAAACAAAAACAGTATGAAATACAAGCCAGTCACAGGTCACTTATTAAATACTGAATTATCATGCTTCTAAATCAGTAATAAAATATCAGCTTATCTGCGATAAGACATGACACACAGGTGGAGTCAAAACAACATATACCTTAAGATCGTCCAGGCGCACATTGATGTTGTTGCACATTTTGAGGAATGCCGGCACACAGGACCAGTCCAGCAGGATGTAGACTGGAACTCTGCGCTGTGTGCACGCCTCCTGGAGATCCTTAAAGATGTCCAGGTCTGTCAGAGAGTCTGTCACTATGGCGATCACCTGTAATGGTAAATCAAATCATTCGTTAGTCAAAGCACCATTGATATCAGCCCAGTTTACAATTTAAAAGAGGCTGCTCTTCTGCCTTACTATTTGTGAGGCAGCGTCACTAAATGGGCTCTTATGCATGCTTGTGCCCACAAACCAGGTCTTAATCAAACATTAAGAAGGAGAAAACACTAAGCGGCGCCTCTATTGGCCACACTCTCTCTGTCGTGTATCTAGATGAGCCTCACTGCAGTCAACTGTGGTCTGCTGCCATGGCAATCATCTTTAATGCTTGGACTGCAAACAAATGTATTTCTATAACATGGACAATCTGGACAATCAACAATAACTCAATAGCTTACAGATCGAGGGCCATATGGGGCATTTCCTAAATTGTTATTCTAAAACTGATGCTGATCAACTATAAGGCCTGAAGcactccgtgcttctacacctgcattgcttgctgtttggggttttaggctgggtttctgtacagcactttgagatatcagctgatgtacgaagggctatataaataaatttgatttgatttgatttgaagcagaGAGAGTAATTAAATTCACTGTAAATACAAAGATGTAACTCAACTCTGATTTCTCCCACTTAGCTGTAAACCTACCTACAGCTCACCTGCACACAGAGGCAGATGACACACAAGCCTAAGCATTAAGAAAAGTGCACACCAACACTATTACACGTGAAAAGCATGTTCAGACACATTCATTAATGTACTATTACTGTAGGCGCTCCTTTGAACCAGACTTGGAGTTGAAGCTTTTCATCAATCTCGCCATTCTGGAACGCTAACTCATCAGGATGGTAAGGAAACTGCATTAAACTGACAGTTCCAAACACGTCCAGAAATGTGTTGAGTTTGAACATGTG
This sequence is a window from Oncorhynchus kisutch isolate 150728-3 linkage group LG1, Okis_V2, whole genome shotgun sequence. Protein-coding genes within it:
- the fam83d gene encoding protein FAM83D, with product MALSQCLEDSPVRWPSRRQESDLNVKELYNERHRLALEELISGGVDSFLGFLRKERIPNFLSDDEIRRIGGAAVVPRGVSLHAEDVIFEQSVSSSMDCSSVTYFPEVSDVEPPLLEIGWPAFTSGSYRGVTRAVAHFQPSYGECIYSCKEAARRMIQSAKEVIAIVTDSLTDLDIFKDLQEACTQRRVPVYILLDWSCVPAFLKMCNNINVRLDDLKQMRVRTITGGTYFMRSGAKITGKVHERFMLIDGNRVTTGSYRFNWTDGKLNSSNMIELSGQITENFDEEFRILYAQSMPVITRGPASARNSGIYDHLLIKHPVTSSPQPGKERPPVKPVCLEVLGKTVCLTSTPSRAQAVAVPPSREMTGKSSPVSASSTIGEDWMEQRHMQEVLAGSAAQCLPTGDPATATSAVDVQVTPSVPTCCHVSTQTSCPAVDLGVQTDLTQYTKRLSPNKATFTPITSTTTQTNNIQSEAAASSDSVSTSPRQHLAPHGVDRRPAIRHCTAPPDGNLRECFRKLTKERQYHYSTIRSKLEHMVTMLSHRRELVDLTNMALGPGLHRACNAQKERRQRQGHNPGLLMDSVGMGTWPRARCLH